A section of the Etheostoma cragini isolate CJK2018 chromosome 12, CSU_Ecrag_1.0, whole genome shotgun sequence genome encodes:
- the LOC117954191 gene encoding abl interactor 1-like isoform X4, whose protein sequence is MAELQMLLEEEIPAGKRALVESYQNLSRVAEYCENNYVQAQDKKKALEETKAYTTQSLASVAYQINALANNVLQLLDIQASQLRRMESSINHISQTVDIHKEKVARREIGILTTNKNTARTHKIIAPGNMERPVRYIRKPIDYTLLDDVGHGVKQHGNNAAGRGGTLSRTTPPTQKPPSPPMAGRGTLGRNTPYKTLEPVKPPVVPNDYMTSPARLGSQQSPARTASLNQRPRTHSGSSGGSGSRENSGGSGVGMPLAVPTPSPPSMGQVATSSASVPQGPGLGPIPMSQFGTISRQISRHNSSTTSSASMVSATGTYRRAPSVSSQQPHINGGPAYPQNSVTDSPAPPPPPPPEDLGVFEEPTPPPPPPPVDYEEDEAAVVHYSDPYADGDPHWAPKIYLEKVVAIYDYSKDKEDELSFMEGAIIYIIKKNDDGWFEGVCNGVTGLFPGNYVESIMHYAD, encoded by the exons GCTCAAGACAAGAAGAAGGCCCTGGAGGAGACCAAGGCCTACACCACCCAGTCTCTGGCCAGCGTGGCCTACCAGATCAATGCCTTAGCTAACAATGTGCTACAGCTGCTGGACATCCAGGCCTCGCAACTACGACGCATGGAGTCCTCCATCAACCACATCTCCCAG ACAGTGGATATCCATAAGGAGAAGGTGGCACGCCGAGAGATTGGCATTCTGACCACAAATAAGAACACTGCTCGCACTCACAAGATCATCGCCCCGGGCAACATGGAGCGGCCGGTGCGCTACATTCGAAAGCCCATTGACTACACACTGCTGGACGATGTGGGACACGGTGTCAAA CAACATGGGAACAATGCAGCAGGACGAGGAGGGACGCTTTCTAGGACCACCCCACCTACACAGAAACCCCCGAGCCCCCCCATGGCTGGTCGTGGTACCCTGGG GCGTAACACTCCCTACAAGACCCTGGAGCCAGTGAAGCCTCCGGTGGTGCCCAATGACTACATGACGAGCCCGGCCCGACTGGGCAGCCAGCAAAGCCCTGCACGCACAGCCTCTCTCAACCAGAGGCCCAGGACACACAG tggCAGCAGTGGGGGTAGTGGCAGCAGGGAGAACAGTGGAGGCAGCGGAGTTGGTATGCCTCTAGCCGTTcccaccccctcccctccaaGTATGGGACAAG TGGCAACATCCTCCGCCTCAGTGCCCCAGGGCCCCGGCTTGGGTCCCATACCCATGTCCCAGTTTGGCACCATCTCCCGCCAGATCTCCCGTCACAACTCTTCCACCACCTCCTCTGCCTCCATGGTGTCGGCCACCGGCACCTACCGCCGTGCACCCTCCGTCTCCTCCCAGCAGCCACACATCAACGGGGGCCCCGCCTACCCGCAGAACTCAG TAACAGACAGCCCCGccccacctcctccaccacccCCAGAGGACCTGGGTGTGTTTGAGGAGCCcactccccctcctcctcccccacctGTGGACTACGAGGAAGACGAGGCCGCGGTGGTCCATTACAGCGACCCCTACGCCGACGGCGACCCCCACTGGGCCCCCAAGATTTATTTAGAGAAAG TTGTGGCCATCTATGACTACAGCAAAGACAAGGAGGATGAGCTGTCCTTCATGGAAGGAGCCATCATCTACATAATCAAGAAAAACGACGACGGCTGGTTCGAAGGTGTCTGTAACGGCGTCACTGGACTCTTTCCAGGAAACTACGTTGAGTCGATCATGCACTATGCTgactaa
- the LOC117954191 gene encoding abl interactor 1-like isoform X3 has translation MAELQMLLEEEIPAGKRALVESYQNLSRVAEYCENNYVQAQDKKKALEETKAYTTQSLASVAYQINALANNVLQLLDIQASQLRRMESSINHISQTVDIHKEKVARREIGILTTNKNTARTHKIIAPGNMERPVRYIRKPIDYTLLDDVGHGVKWLKAKQHGNNAAGRGGTLSRTTPPTQKPPSPPMAGRGTLGRNTPYKTLEPVKPPVVPNDYMTSPARLGSQQSPARTASLNQRPRTHSGSSGGSGSRENSGGSGVGMPLAVPTPSPPSMGQVATSSASVPQGPGLGPIPMSQFGTISRQISRHNSSTTSSASMVSATGTYRRAPSVSSQQPHINGGPAYPQNSVTDSPAPPPPPPPEDLGVFEEPTPPPPPPPVDYEEDEAAVVHYSDPYADGDPHWAPKIYLEKVVAIYDYSKDKEDELSFMEGAIIYIIKKNDDGWFEGVCNGVTGLFPGNYVESIMHYAD, from the exons GCTCAAGACAAGAAGAAGGCCCTGGAGGAGACCAAGGCCTACACCACCCAGTCTCTGGCCAGCGTGGCCTACCAGATCAATGCCTTAGCTAACAATGTGCTACAGCTGCTGGACATCCAGGCCTCGCAACTACGACGCATGGAGTCCTCCATCAACCACATCTCCCAG ACAGTGGATATCCATAAGGAGAAGGTGGCACGCCGAGAGATTGGCATTCTGACCACAAATAAGAACACTGCTCGCACTCACAAGATCATCGCCCCGGGCAACATGGAGCGGCCGGTGCGCTACATTCGAAAGCCCATTGACTACACACTGCTGGACGATGTGGGACACGGTGTCAAA TGGCTTAAGGCCAAG CAACATGGGAACAATGCAGCAGGACGAGGAGGGACGCTTTCTAGGACCACCCCACCTACACAGAAACCCCCGAGCCCCCCCATGGCTGGTCGTGGTACCCTGGG GCGTAACACTCCCTACAAGACCCTGGAGCCAGTGAAGCCTCCGGTGGTGCCCAATGACTACATGACGAGCCCGGCCCGACTGGGCAGCCAGCAAAGCCCTGCACGCACAGCCTCTCTCAACCAGAGGCCCAGGACACACAG tggCAGCAGTGGGGGTAGTGGCAGCAGGGAGAACAGTGGAGGCAGCGGAGTTGGTATGCCTCTAGCCGTTcccaccccctcccctccaaGTATGGGACAAG TGGCAACATCCTCCGCCTCAGTGCCCCAGGGCCCCGGCTTGGGTCCCATACCCATGTCCCAGTTTGGCACCATCTCCCGCCAGATCTCCCGTCACAACTCTTCCACCACCTCCTCTGCCTCCATGGTGTCGGCCACCGGCACCTACCGCCGTGCACCCTCCGTCTCCTCCCAGCAGCCACACATCAACGGGGGCCCCGCCTACCCGCAGAACTCAG TAACAGACAGCCCCGccccacctcctccaccacccCCAGAGGACCTGGGTGTGTTTGAGGAGCCcactccccctcctcctcccccacctGTGGACTACGAGGAAGACGAGGCCGCGGTGGTCCATTACAGCGACCCCTACGCCGACGGCGACCCCCACTGGGCCCCCAAGATTTATTTAGAGAAAG TTGTGGCCATCTATGACTACAGCAAAGACAAGGAGGATGAGCTGTCCTTCATGGAAGGAGCCATCATCTACATAATCAAGAAAAACGACGACGGCTGGTTCGAAGGTGTCTGTAACGGCGTCACTGGACTCTTTCCAGGAAACTACGTTGAGTCGATCATGCACTATGCTgactaa
- the LOC117954191 gene encoding abl interactor 1-like isoform X1: MAELQMLLEEEIPAGKRALVESYQNLSRVAEYCENNYVQAQDKKKALEETKAYTTQSLASVAYQINALANNVLQLLDIQASQLRRMESSINHISQTVDIHKEKVARREIGILTTNKNTARTHKIIAPGNMERPVRYIRKPIDYTLLDDVGHGVKWLKAKQHGNNAAGRGGTLSRTTPPTQKPPSPPMAGRGTLGRNTPYKTLEPVKPPVVPNDYMTSPARLGSQQSPARTASLNQRPRTHSGSSGGSGSRENSGGSGVGMPLAVPTPSPPSMGQVATSSASVPQGPGLGPIPMSQFGTISRQISRHNSSTTSSASMVSATGTYRRAPSVSSQQPHINGGPAYPQNSVSVAPPPPPPMVQLTPQIPLTGFVARMQESITDSPAPPPPPPPEDLGVFEEPTPPPPPPPVDYEEDEAAVVHYSDPYADGDPHWAPKIYLEKVVAIYDYSKDKEDELSFMEGAIIYIIKKNDDGWFEGVCNGVTGLFPGNYVESIMHYAD; the protein is encoded by the exons GCTCAAGACAAGAAGAAGGCCCTGGAGGAGACCAAGGCCTACACCACCCAGTCTCTGGCCAGCGTGGCCTACCAGATCAATGCCTTAGCTAACAATGTGCTACAGCTGCTGGACATCCAGGCCTCGCAACTACGACGCATGGAGTCCTCCATCAACCACATCTCCCAG ACAGTGGATATCCATAAGGAGAAGGTGGCACGCCGAGAGATTGGCATTCTGACCACAAATAAGAACACTGCTCGCACTCACAAGATCATCGCCCCGGGCAACATGGAGCGGCCGGTGCGCTACATTCGAAAGCCCATTGACTACACACTGCTGGACGATGTGGGACACGGTGTCAAA TGGCTTAAGGCCAAG CAACATGGGAACAATGCAGCAGGACGAGGAGGGACGCTTTCTAGGACCACCCCACCTACACAGAAACCCCCGAGCCCCCCCATGGCTGGTCGTGGTACCCTGGG GCGTAACACTCCCTACAAGACCCTGGAGCCAGTGAAGCCTCCGGTGGTGCCCAATGACTACATGACGAGCCCGGCCCGACTGGGCAGCCAGCAAAGCCCTGCACGCACAGCCTCTCTCAACCAGAGGCCCAGGACACACAG tggCAGCAGTGGGGGTAGTGGCAGCAGGGAGAACAGTGGAGGCAGCGGAGTTGGTATGCCTCTAGCCGTTcccaccccctcccctccaaGTATGGGACAAG TGGCAACATCCTCCGCCTCAGTGCCCCAGGGCCCCGGCTTGGGTCCCATACCCATGTCCCAGTTTGGCACCATCTCCCGCCAGATCTCCCGTCACAACTCTTCCACCACCTCCTCTGCCTCCATGGTGTCGGCCACCGGCACCTACCGCCGTGCACCCTCCGTCTCCTCCCAGCAGCCACACATCAACGGGGGCCCCGCCTACCCGCAGAACTCAG TGTCTGTGGCTCCTCCGCCACCTCCTCCAATGGTCCAGCTGACCCCACAGATCCCTCTGACCGGCTTTGTGGCCAGAATGCAGGAGAGCA TAACAGACAGCCCCGccccacctcctccaccacccCCAGAGGACCTGGGTGTGTTTGAGGAGCCcactccccctcctcctcccccacctGTGGACTACGAGGAAGACGAGGCCGCGGTGGTCCATTACAGCGACCCCTACGCCGACGGCGACCCCCACTGGGCCCCCAAGATTTATTTAGAGAAAG TTGTGGCCATCTATGACTACAGCAAAGACAAGGAGGATGAGCTGTCCTTCATGGAAGGAGCCATCATCTACATAATCAAGAAAAACGACGACGGCTGGTTCGAAGGTGTCTGTAACGGCGTCACTGGACTCTTTCCAGGAAACTACGTTGAGTCGATCATGCACTATGCTgactaa
- the LOC117954191 gene encoding abl interactor 1-like isoform X2, with translation MAELQMLLEEEIPAGKRALVESYQNLSRVAEYCENNYVQAQDKKKALEETKAYTTQSLASVAYQINALANNVLQLLDIQASQLRRMESSINHISQTVDIHKEKVARREIGILTTNKNTARTHKIIAPGNMERPVRYIRKPIDYTLLDDVGHGVKQHGNNAAGRGGTLSRTTPPTQKPPSPPMAGRGTLGRNTPYKTLEPVKPPVVPNDYMTSPARLGSQQSPARTASLNQRPRTHSGSSGGSGSRENSGGSGVGMPLAVPTPSPPSMGQVATSSASVPQGPGLGPIPMSQFGTISRQISRHNSSTTSSASMVSATGTYRRAPSVSSQQPHINGGPAYPQNSVSVAPPPPPPMVQLTPQIPLTGFVARMQESITDSPAPPPPPPPEDLGVFEEPTPPPPPPPVDYEEDEAAVVHYSDPYADGDPHWAPKIYLEKVVAIYDYSKDKEDELSFMEGAIIYIIKKNDDGWFEGVCNGVTGLFPGNYVESIMHYAD, from the exons GCTCAAGACAAGAAGAAGGCCCTGGAGGAGACCAAGGCCTACACCACCCAGTCTCTGGCCAGCGTGGCCTACCAGATCAATGCCTTAGCTAACAATGTGCTACAGCTGCTGGACATCCAGGCCTCGCAACTACGACGCATGGAGTCCTCCATCAACCACATCTCCCAG ACAGTGGATATCCATAAGGAGAAGGTGGCACGCCGAGAGATTGGCATTCTGACCACAAATAAGAACACTGCTCGCACTCACAAGATCATCGCCCCGGGCAACATGGAGCGGCCGGTGCGCTACATTCGAAAGCCCATTGACTACACACTGCTGGACGATGTGGGACACGGTGTCAAA CAACATGGGAACAATGCAGCAGGACGAGGAGGGACGCTTTCTAGGACCACCCCACCTACACAGAAACCCCCGAGCCCCCCCATGGCTGGTCGTGGTACCCTGGG GCGTAACACTCCCTACAAGACCCTGGAGCCAGTGAAGCCTCCGGTGGTGCCCAATGACTACATGACGAGCCCGGCCCGACTGGGCAGCCAGCAAAGCCCTGCACGCACAGCCTCTCTCAACCAGAGGCCCAGGACACACAG tggCAGCAGTGGGGGTAGTGGCAGCAGGGAGAACAGTGGAGGCAGCGGAGTTGGTATGCCTCTAGCCGTTcccaccccctcccctccaaGTATGGGACAAG TGGCAACATCCTCCGCCTCAGTGCCCCAGGGCCCCGGCTTGGGTCCCATACCCATGTCCCAGTTTGGCACCATCTCCCGCCAGATCTCCCGTCACAACTCTTCCACCACCTCCTCTGCCTCCATGGTGTCGGCCACCGGCACCTACCGCCGTGCACCCTCCGTCTCCTCCCAGCAGCCACACATCAACGGGGGCCCCGCCTACCCGCAGAACTCAG TGTCTGTGGCTCCTCCGCCACCTCCTCCAATGGTCCAGCTGACCCCACAGATCCCTCTGACCGGCTTTGTGGCCAGAATGCAGGAGAGCA TAACAGACAGCCCCGccccacctcctccaccacccCCAGAGGACCTGGGTGTGTTTGAGGAGCCcactccccctcctcctcccccacctGTGGACTACGAGGAAGACGAGGCCGCGGTGGTCCATTACAGCGACCCCTACGCCGACGGCGACCCCCACTGGGCCCCCAAGATTTATTTAGAGAAAG TTGTGGCCATCTATGACTACAGCAAAGACAAGGAGGATGAGCTGTCCTTCATGGAAGGAGCCATCATCTACATAATCAAGAAAAACGACGACGGCTGGTTCGAAGGTGTCTGTAACGGCGTCACTGGACTCTTTCCAGGAAACTACGTTGAGTCGATCATGCACTATGCTgactaa